One genomic segment of bacterium includes these proteins:
- a CDS encoding NYN domain-containing protein — protein sequence MPIVKPPLKRCIVFVDGANLYKTLKELSLWCDYNLLIKASLEQLDFDIELIRIYFYTAIPDQNREPENYRKTLSFLGKLQKWNNWELRLGRIVYRNGVPTTKGVDAKLVSDAIFFTNQDMYDLAFFITGDADIAYCFEAIKLLKKQIAILQLPKNFSNELTN from the coding sequence ATGCCTATAGTTAAACCACCGCTAAAAAGGTGTATTGTATTTGTAGATGGAGCAAACCTATACAAAACCCTTAAAGAACTATCTCTTTGGTGCGATTATAACCTACTCATAAAAGCCTCATTAGAACAACTTGACTTCGATATAGAACTCATAAGAATTTACTTTTACACAGCCATACCAGACCAAAACCGTGAACCAGAAAATTATCGGAAAACATTATCTTTTCTTGGCAAATTGCAAAAATGGAACAATTGGGAACTAAGACTTGGCAGGATAGTTTACAGAAATGGTGTTCCCACCACTAAAGGCGTTGATGCAAAACTTGTTAGCGATGCGATATTTTTCACGAACCAAGACATGTATGATTTAGCGTTTTTTATAACTGGTGATGCCGATATAGCTTATTGTTTTGAAGCGATTAAATTGCTCAAGAAACAAATCGCGATCCTGCAATTACCAAAAAATTTCAGCAATGAATTGACTAATTAA